The following are encoded together in the Salvelinus alpinus chromosome 29, SLU_Salpinus.1, whole genome shotgun sequence genome:
- the LOC139559412 gene encoding uncharacterized protein has product MASAGYQDIKNNFLQCEKTRDAVEYLKQVSDTVCKHRHASIPLKKPEKSEWKVGGLDDTFYKGEEEVKEWGNFYLPDSVTMEVLGAVENLPYPTESGQLVIMLCEDRQVYAYDGEEMHLVALSLKEVFDSGLKYPGFKSFYRGECFKDMTKEDWAMVRQGKVGRRLENEHQELLRQAKPSFLSCLDSIKGDSSTGACSYPEPVEPPTVLV; this is encoded by the exons ATGGC ATCTGCAGGCTATCAGGAcattaagaacaatttcttacaATGTGAAAAGACACGAG ATGCAGTGGAATACCTGAAACAGGTCTCTGACACAGTGTGCAAACATCGCCATGCGAGTATTCCTCTCAAGAAGCCAGAGAAATCAGAGTGGAAGGTTGGGGGCCTGGATGACACGTTCTACAAAGGAGAAGAGGAAGTTAAGGAGTGGGGGAACTTCTACCTACCAGACAGTGTGACGATGGAGGTGTTAGGAGCTGTGGAAAACCTCCCCTACCCGACAGAGAGTGGCCAGCTGGTCATAATGCTGTGTGAGGACCGTCAGGTGTATGCTTATGACGGAGAGGAGATGCACCTGGTCGCTCTGAGCCTGAAGGAAGTCTTTGACTCTGGGCTTAAGTATCCTGGCTTCAAGTCCTTCTACAGAGGAGAGTGCTTTAAGGACATG ACGAAGGAAGACTGGGCCATGGTTAGACAGGGCAAAGTGGGGAGGAGACTTGAAAATGAGCACCAGGAGTTACTGAGACAAGCCAAACCCAGCTTCCTGAGTTGTCTTGACTCCATCAAAGGAGATAGCAGCACAG GTGCCTGTAGCTATCCCGAACCAGTGGAACCTCCAACAGTACTTGTTTAA